A part of Rhinatrema bivittatum chromosome 16, aRhiBiv1.1, whole genome shotgun sequence genomic DNA contains:
- the LOC115077618 gene encoding olfactory receptor 5B12-like has protein sequence MVTEFIILGLSDNPQLQVPLFLVFLLIYLITLLGNLVIITVTCADPRLHTPMYFFLSNLSLTDICCSSSIVPKLLDIFLSGNKTISYAGCMMQLYFCMDFSCIEALLLTNMAYDRYAAICDPLHYSLIMNQRVCVLLAAASWIIGFLPSETITASVTRLEFCASNVIDHFFCDLLPLLKLSCTDTATTLNLMFVTAALISVPAFLETLISYIYIISTILRIRSAEGKRKAFSTCSSHLTIVSVYYLSIFCMYLRPPSSYSQEQGIILSVVYTTDTPMLNPIIYSLRNKEVNNAVRKVIGK, from the coding sequence ATGGTGACAGAATTCATTATTCTGGGACTTTCTGATAATCCCCAGCTGCAGGTTCCCCTCTTCCTGGTCTTCCTGCTCATCTACCTGATCACCCTGCTGGGGAACCTTGTGATTATCACAGTGACCTGTGCTGACCCtcgcctgcacacccccatgtacttcttcctcagtaacctctctctcacagacatttgCTGTTCCTCCAGCATTGTCCCAAAGCTACTGGACATTTTCCTCTCAGGGAATAAGACCATTTCCTATGCTGGATGCATGATGCAGCTCTATTTCTGCATGGACTTCAGCTGTATTGAGGCTCTCCTCCTTACCAACATGGCTTATGATCGCTATGCCGCAATCTGTGACCCCTTGCACTATTCCCTCATTATGAATCAGAGAGTCtgtgtcctgctggctgctgctTCCTGGATCATCGGATTTCTACCATCTGAGACGATCACAGCTTCTGTCACCCGCCTTGAATTCTGTGCCTCTAATGTGATTgatcatttcttctgtgacctcTTGCCACTGTTAAAGCTTTCCTGCACTGACACGGCCACCACACTAAACTTAATGTTTGTTACAGCTGCATTGATATCAGTGCCTGCCTTCCTTGAGACTCTCATATCTTACATCTACATCATCTCAACCATCCTGAGGATCCGCTCTGCAGAGGGGAAGCGTAAAGcattctccacctgctcctctcacCTCACCATTGTCTCCGTGTATTATTTGTCAATATTTTGCATGTATCTGAGACCGCCCTCATCATACTCCCAGGAACAGGGTATAATTCTGTCTGTGGTCTACACTACTGACACCCCCATGCTGAACCCCATCATTTACAGTCTGAGGAACAAGGAGGTAAACAACGCAGTTAGGAAAGTCATAGGAAAGTAG